In one Gemmatimonadota bacterium genomic region, the following are encoded:
- the atpB gene encoding F0F1 ATP synthase subunit A, protein MLQAGPAIDIITPHISDAHAIDYPCLHPGFVCELALPRWTPIHIGPLLIDMSPTKHVVWLGIAAVLCLITMLMAARAHARTTFGGSRAPSGFGNGMEAFVLFLRNEVVIPNVGPKGDKFTPFILTLFFFILFANLCGLIPYGSTATGNIGVTATLALITFVVVEIAGMREQGAGYINTIVYWPHDVPVPVKSFMTFIMTPVEIVGKFTKPFALAIRLFANMTAGHVVLLALIGLIFTFKSYIVAPAPLAMAVAISLLEIFVSLLQAFIFALLSAVFIGQIRTAAH, encoded by the coding sequence ATGCTGCAAGCCGGTCCTGCAATCGACATCATCACGCCGCACATCTCGGACGCGCACGCGATCGACTATCCGTGCCTGCATCCGGGCTTCGTGTGCGAGTTGGCGCTGCCACGCTGGACGCCGATCCATATTGGACCGCTCCTGATCGACATGTCGCCGACCAAGCATGTGGTGTGGCTCGGGATCGCGGCAGTGCTGTGCCTCATCACGATGCTGATGGCGGCGCGGGCACACGCCAGGACGACCTTTGGCGGCTCTCGGGCTCCCTCGGGTTTCGGGAATGGAATGGAGGCTTTCGTGCTCTTCCTCCGGAACGAGGTGGTGATCCCGAACGTGGGACCCAAGGGCGACAAGTTCACGCCGTTCATCCTCACGCTCTTCTTTTTCATCCTGTTCGCGAACCTGTGCGGTCTCATCCCGTATGGCTCGACGGCGACGGGTAACATCGGTGTCACGGCGACGCTGGCGTTGATCACGTTCGTCGTGGTCGAGATTGCGGGAATGCGGGAGCAGGGTGCGGGCTACATCAACACGATCGTCTACTGGCCGCACGACGTGCCTGTGCCGGTCAAGTCGTTCATGACGTTCATCATGACTCCGGTCGAGATCGTTGGAAAGTTCACCAAGCCGTTCGCGCTGGCGATCCGACTTTTCGCGAACATGACCGCGGGCCACGTTGTATTGCTGGCGCTGATCGGATTGATCTTTACGTTCAAGAGCTACATAGTCGCTCCGGCTCCGCTGGCGATGGCGGTTGCGATCTCTTTGCTGGAGATATTCGTGTCGCTGCTGCAGGCGTTCATCTTCGCGCTGTTGTCGGCGGTGTTCATAGGGCAGATCAGGACGGCGGCGCACTAA
- the atpE gene encoding ATP synthase F0 subunit C, producing MFPLLQAAVGATKEYAGAWGMMGAGIGAGLAVIGAGIGIGKVGGQAMDGMARQPERAGQIQTAALIFAALVEGVALFAIVVSFVIQQKFTF from the coding sequence ATGTTTCCTCTGCTTCAGGCAGCGGTTGGCGCGACCAAGGAATACGCGGGCGCGTGGGGCATGATGGGTGCTGGTATCGGTGCAGGTCTCGCCGTGATCGGCGCTGGCATCGGTATCGGCAAGGTTGGCGGACAGGCGATGGACGGAATGGCGCGTCAGCCGGAGCGTGCAGGACAGATCCAGACCGCGGCTCTTATCTTCGCGGCGCTGGTCGAAGGTGTTGCACTGTTCGCGATCGTCGTCTCGTTCGTGATTCAGCAGAAGTTCACGTTCTAA
- a CDS encoding BsuPI-related putative proteinase inhibitor: MENRFIITSLCAAALVYACGPWVHSQTASSSPVTPSNRSFRASTGHKAPADVATELDLARNGSRVDFALRVTNNTKKTVELRFPNARTHDIAVLDSTGKTIWRASAGRIFTQTMQALTVKSSDTLTMEDSWDTNGAHGAYTAVALLATDTHPVERRVAFTLP; this comes from the coding sequence ATGGAAAACCGCTTCATCATCACATCCCTTTGCGCTGCCGCGCTCGTTTACGCGTGCGGACCATGGGTGCATTCGCAAACTGCAAGCTCGAGTCCCGTAACACCCTCGAACAGGTCGTTTCGCGCATCGACAGGTCACAAGGCGCCCGCAGACGTTGCAACCGAGCTCGATCTCGCACGCAACGGTTCACGTGTCGATTTCGCGCTGCGTGTGACCAACAACACCAAGAAGACCGTCGAGCTGCGCTTCCCCAATGCGCGCACGCATGACATCGCCGTTCTTGATTCCACCGGCAAGACGATCTGGCGCGCGAGCGCCGGAAGAATCTTCACTCAGACGATGCAGGCCCTCACCGTCAAATCGAGTGACACGCTTACGATGGAAGACAGTTGGGACACCAACGGCGCGCACGGCGCATACACCGCCGTCGCATTACTCGCCACCGACACGCATCCAGTCGAAAGACGCGTAGCGTTCACGCTTCCGTAA
- a CDS encoding PHB depolymerase family esterase yields the protein MLIKRVALLPAVLLSAALALLATQACAHNNISSEPPGVTSEQKMYVAGELRTYLLHIPAHYDTIRRAPLVIVLHGHGESAENFEKYTGMSDKADAEGFIAVYPQALGDPSDWHTAIDGPSKRDDIRFVRGIIDLLEHRYRIDRRRIYAAGHSNGGIMTYRLASTLSDKLAAVGVTAGSIGMVDEKGDTLRIAPPSHPVSVIHFHGMQDQDVPYGGGPESDGPDNIVSVRNTIGFWLNADHCDAKPASRTVSADRNVIIDAYHPCAQGTAVELYTILDGAHRWPGDDIPWYTFPGRDDSDIVATDVMWTFFAAHPKVD from the coding sequence ATGTTGATCAAACGCGTCGCACTTCTTCCAGCAGTTCTTCTCTCTGCAGCGTTGGCCTTGCTCGCAACGCAGGCGTGCGCACACAACAACATCAGCAGCGAACCGCCCGGCGTTACCTCCGAGCAGAAGATGTACGTCGCCGGAGAGTTGCGCACGTACTTGCTGCACATACCGGCACACTACGACACCATACGTAGAGCGCCGCTCGTGATAGTGTTGCACGGCCATGGCGAGAGCGCGGAGAACTTCGAGAAGTATACCGGCATGAGCGACAAGGCAGACGCCGAGGGTTTCATCGCCGTCTACCCGCAAGCACTCGGCGATCCCAGCGACTGGCACACCGCGATAGACGGTCCGTCAAAGCGTGACGACATCCGGTTCGTGCGGGGGATAATCGATTTGCTCGAGCACAGATACCGCATAGATCGCCGTCGCATCTACGCAGCCGGACACTCCAACGGCGGCATCATGACATACCGTCTCGCGTCCACGCTGTCCGACAAACTTGCCGCTGTTGGCGTTACCGCGGGCTCTATTGGAATGGTTGACGAGAAAGGCGACACGCTGCGCATCGCACCGCCGTCGCATCCCGTGTCGGTGATTCACTTTCATGGAATGCAGGACCAGGACGTGCCGTACGGCGGCGGCCCCGAATCCGACGGACCCGACAACATCGTGTCTGTCAGGAACACGATCGGCTTCTGGCTCAACGCCGATCATTGCGACGCGAAGCCCGCCTCGCGCACCGTCTCGGCCGACAGGAACGTCATCATCGACGCGTATCATCCGTGCGCCCAGGGAACCGCCGTCGAGCTCTATACCATTCTGGATGGTGCGCATCGCTGGCCCGGCGACGACATCCCGTGGTATACGTTTCCCGGTCGCGACGACTCGGACATCGTCGCCACCGACGTGATGTGGACCTTCTTCGCCGCACATCCCAAGGTCGATTGA
- a CDS encoding TraR/DksA family transcriptional regulator, with protein MTQAQRKHLESRLLQERDRINQLLSRYAAQNENEDDQDQAGDLTKMPLHMADQGTDTMQQELDAVMVDRESKTLAEIDAALERMYNHPEQFGICENTGKEIPFARLDIVPWARTC; from the coding sequence ATGACCCAAGCCCAACGCAAGCATCTCGAGAGCCGCCTCCTCCAGGAGCGCGACCGCATCAATCAGCTCCTTTCCCGCTACGCAGCCCAGAACGAGAACGAGGACGACCAGGACCAGGCCGGCGACCTCACCAAGATGCCCCTGCACATGGCCGACCAGGGCACCGACACCATGCAGCAGGAGCTTGATGCCGTGATGGTAGACCGCGAGTCGAAGACCCTCGCAGAGATCGACGCCGCGCTCGAGCGCATGTACAACCATCCGGAGCAATTCGGGATCTGCGAGAACACAGGCAAGGAGATTCCGTTCGCACGGCTGGATATCGTACCGTGGGCAAGGACCTGCTGA
- the atpF gene encoding F0F1 ATP synthase subunit B → MHFFLLQESVQHTAEAPSGGLLSPNGGVMVWTLVIFIVLLLVLSKYAFKPITKAVEEREKALSDAIDAAQRDRDDANRLLQDQREQIAAARDEAQKIIADARAAAEQVRGTIIEHAHGETGELLDRARREIVAERDRAIADLRLEAIDLAIAGASRVIGKNLDDQSNRQLVESFLASIPSSTAAPRAGV, encoded by the coding sequence ATGCATTTCTTCCTTCTGCAGGAATCCGTTCAACACACGGCCGAGGCTCCCTCGGGCGGCCTGCTCTCGCCAAACGGCGGAGTGATGGTCTGGACGCTGGTGATCTTCATCGTGTTGTTGCTGGTTCTCTCGAAGTACGCGTTCAAGCCGATCACCAAGGCGGTCGAGGAGCGGGAGAAGGCGCTTTCGGACGCCATCGACGCTGCTCAGCGCGATCGCGACGACGCGAATCGTCTCCTGCAGGACCAGCGCGAGCAGATTGCTGCTGCGCGGGACGAGGCGCAGAAGATCATTGCCGATGCGCGTGCCGCGGCGGAGCAGGTGCGCGGGACCATAATCGAGCATGCGCATGGCGAGACTGGCGAGCTGCTGGATCGCGCGCGGCGTGAGATCGTCGCGGAGCGTGACCGTGCGATCGCGGATCTGCGTCTCGAAGCGATCGATCTTGCGATTGCTGGCGCATCGCGCGTCATCGGAAAGAATTTGGACGACCAGTCCAACCGCCAACTGGTCGAGAGCTTTCTCGCCTCGATTCCGAGCTCGACGGCCGCTCCCAGGGCGGGCGTCTGA
- a CDS encoding AtpZ/AtpI family protein, whose amino-acid sequence MRDKGSAPSASDFAGIGLQFAASVLLFGYAGQWLDGRLGTGPWLLIIGVFVGAGGAFYSMYRKLMAAQDGEGKGPGAGGS is encoded by the coding sequence GTGCGGGACAAGGGGAGTGCGCCATCGGCGTCGGATTTCGCCGGAATCGGGCTTCAGTTCGCGGCCTCGGTACTTCTCTTCGGCTACGCCGGTCAATGGCTGGACGGGCGGCTCGGGACGGGGCCGTGGTTGCTGATAATCGGTGTTTTCGTGGGAGCGGGCGGAGCTTTCTACAGCATGTATCGCAAGCTCATGGCGGCACAGGACGGCGAGGGCAAGGGACCGGGGGCCGGCGGATCATGA
- the atpH gene encoding ATP synthase F1 subunit delta: protein MQERSNPVSRNYAEALLALATKAENREGFGVMIRDVANAIAQDATVKLFLESPRVSYERKNEILSRAFGDRVPRVFLRFLQTMVHNRRQMMIPEIATEYANLLDQQEGRVHAEVTLARPATDEETANIGAQLSRVLGSRVMPRISVDPSIMGGIIVKVGNTVMDGSVSRRLSKLATRMRISP, encoded by the coding sequence ATGCAGGAGCGCTCCAACCCGGTATCGCGCAATTACGCCGAGGCACTGTTGGCGTTGGCGACCAAGGCTGAGAACCGGGAAGGGTTTGGCGTCATGATCCGTGACGTCGCCAACGCGATCGCTCAGGATGCGACCGTGAAGCTGTTTCTCGAGTCCCCGCGCGTTTCGTACGAGCGCAAGAACGAGATCCTGTCGCGGGCGTTCGGTGATCGTGTGCCGCGTGTGTTCCTCCGCTTTCTTCAGACGATGGTGCACAATCGTCGTCAGATGATGATTCCCGAGATCGCGACCGAGTATGCGAACCTGCTGGACCAGCAGGAGGGACGGGTGCACGCGGAGGTCACGCTTGCGCGGCCCGCAACTGACGAAGAGACTGCGAACATCGGCGCGCAGCTTTCGCGCGTGCTGGGCAGCAGGGTGATGCCGCGGATATCGGTGGATCCATCGATCATGGGCGGGATCATCGTCAAGGTTGGCAACACGGTGATGGACGGTTCGGTGAGTCGCCGGCTGAGCAAGCTGGCGACGCGCATGCGCATTTCCCCATAA